The Corylus avellana chromosome ca11, CavTom2PMs-1.0 genome contains the following window.
AAAAGACAATAAGAGGTCctgagaaaaaacaaacaaaaaccgaAAAAGGGGTACACTCCCAAACGATAGATCCAAAACGAACACTAGAGtgcaaaaataagaacaaatggTAGGAAATGTAACAAACTAGTGTTTAAACATAtactttgtaaaaaaaaaaaaaaaaaggaaatgttgAGACATGACATGAgagagaaaactattaaatcaccacttgtcctaaaaatttaagcggaaaggaaaatgtaaatttaatcacttataatcattactttaatacttttttctAAGGTGTAAGCTCAAACTCATGTTTATAGGTAAAACcgaacatgtgaaatatttaattgaagtgAAAGATAAATGACAAAGTCAAGGTTGGAACTTAAGACTTTTAGATCTAATGTcatgataaattatttaatcattaaaaaacaactaaaaaaaaaaggaaagataaattaaaatgcCAGTTGGGTATGATTATCGTGAAAGAATCCATGGGGAGTCAAAGTTGACGTGTGGTCACGAAACGCTCGGAAAATTAtggcattaaaaattaataattaaataattaaccaaTAGTAACTAGGAAGATGGAGAATCTGGATGAAGATAACAGCGTCCGTCGTCCGCCAATCATAGTTTGAAAATTAAATGCGAGACAGGTCACAGCCCACAGATACGGCGCCACCTTCAGCATTTGCCGCCACCAAGTCAATACAGGCAATATATAGTTGGtggaaaaattgaaacaaagGGGCCCTCCACGTACCATTTCAACCGACTGTcagaatattttggaaaaactCTGTTTGGTTAACTTAAACCAAAACAGTAATGTCGCCAATAATGAAGTGAAGagaactaattaagataacaaagACACAACACTAATATAATTAAGAAGGAAGGAGAAAGAGACAAAAGCTGAACAGAACATGGGTGCTGGCTGATGTCAGTGGAGGTGTTGACCACCATCAATCATGGACGATGGAGTGCTGTTATGTCCAAAACGAGGGGCTATTATATAGTAGGCTTGACCGTATTTATCTTAACATACACAACCCACTAGGCTGAATCAAAATAGCACAAACAACTATTCTCCATTCTCCAATGATGCCAATTCtcttcttcccttttcttcttctctcagcTATTTTCGCTCAACAGCGGCAATCCCATGTAAAGCCAGGCTCTTTCTTGACGCCAACCACCAACTCTTCTTGGCCATCTCCTTCCGGTCTATATGCCTTTGGATTCTACAAGCAAGGCAACGATTATGCTGTCGGCATTTTTCTTGCCGGTCTTCCCCAGAAGACAGTCGTTTGGACAGCCAACCGAGACATACCTCCAGTTCCCTCTGATTCTAAACTGAATTTCACAAGTGATGGACGCCTGGTTCTTCAATCGGCACAAGGCGCAGAGACAAGCCTCGCCAGTTTTCCGGAAGATGCAAGCTCACTGTCGATGCTTGACACGGGCAACTTTGTTCTCCTTAATTCTGCAAATCAGATGGTATGGCAGAGTTTCGACTTTCCAACGGACACCTTTTTGCCAACTCAGAAACTTTTCCATGGGCAAGTGTTGTATTCCAGTATTTCAGAAACCAACAAGTCAACCGGCTTATTTCGGGTGTTGATGCAAGAAGATGGATGGCTGGCGATGTACCCAGTTGGAACTCCATACACGCTTGAATATGGTTATTGGGGAGGTGGTATAAGTGGGCAAAGAAATGACGTGGTTCTGCATCTTGAAGTCAATGGTCATCTCTATTTGATCAATGGCGCTGGCACTATTATAGTGAATATGACAGACGGATATCCTGCAAAAGATGTGGTCTACCGATTGACAATTGACCCCGATGGGATCTTGCGGCTATACTCCCACGATATGAATCGGAATCAAAATTGGACGGTCAAATGGTTTGCTCCAAATGATGACGCGTGTAAGCCAAAGGGTCTATGTGGGCTTAATGCATATTGTCTTTTAGTTGATCTACAAGTTGGTTGCAAATGTCTTCCTCAATTTGAACCGGTTAACAAGGACGATAGGAGTTCAGGGTGTCAAAGGAATTTCACTATGGAGAGTTGCAAAAGTGACAGATATGCCATGAAAGCAGTGCTGAATACCGTATGGGAAAATAATAGTTATTCTGTTATCACATCGACAACCCAAGAGAATTGCGGAGAAGCATGTTTGCGGGAGTGCAACTGTGAAGCTGCGTTGTTCAAAGACGGGGTGTGCACAAAACAAAAGCTTCCTTTGCGGTTTGGGAGAAGAGATCAAAAAGACTCAACCGTAACCCTTATCAAGGTAGGTACATCTACAAAACGTTAAATTAGGATTATGGCAAATGTAATGAGATGTGTGGTGGAGGACTATATTGCATGCGTAAGCCTTAGGAGTTTATCTCCATATGTTTAGTTTATAGGAATAATCCTCATTGGAATTGATTTCCACGTGAATGAGTCATTGTAGGAGTTGAATACCAAGTCATAGAACTCAACTCCAAGTAAGTTTAGTTCCTCTATTTAAAGAGGTGAACGTTTAATAAAAATGGCATGCAAATTATATTCTCAAAGTCTTTCTTTGAAAGAGGCCTAGGAAATTCCAATCTCCTACCGCTCATTTTTCAAAGTTAGAATAATAGGTAAAAATAAGAAGCAAGATCTTGCTTTTTATCTTTTAGAAGCTCGATTTACACGATCTGTTACACAATCACGTAATAGCAAATTTAGTGaaaaagtgaagaaagaaaatgttaaaaccTTATCAAAAGAggtttaaaggaaaaaacaaatatttttacaagtagtatatatatgtatttgttaGACTAGAATACAATATCCAGATTTCAAAGGCGGAGGCCACCTTTAAATCTCTTCTCCGAGCATGCGCAGAGAAGGGAGAGAAGCCTCATCAAGGCATGAATCAAAGGGATTGGCCAATGGGATGTGGGAACCAGGCGAAGCGGTTTCATCCAGCTTTCTAGCTGAACGTTCAATGAGGAACCACCAAAAGTCTATCCTTGTTTTTAGTGCGAACGTTTGGGAGAGGACCACACCAAACGTTCGTTGACCAAAATTTGATCCACTGGGTATTGACCAAACGTTCTAGCTACAACCCTAGAACCACTATATAATAGTAAACCAAACATTCAGCTGTAGTACCAAACGTTTGGTGATAgtctgaaaagcatttttaacccattctTTACCTCTGCAGCATAAGACATGCCCCCtcacccctataaatacccctctcTCGCCCCTCAGCCACCCTTAATActagaaaccctaaccctaaagtAAGAGGAGAGTTCTAGAGAGGAAAATGAAAGCTTTGAGGGGAGATTTTGCTACCTTCAAGGTAACCCTTAAACTTTTACTAAGTTTTCATGTTGTCttgttatcatatttacttccTTCAAGTTTTTAAAATGTGTTGTAACTTGTGAACAATtttctttggaagaaaagagagTTTTTCAAAAACGTTATAGAAATGCTcacttattttttggttttcacGTGTGCTATGCTTCACTATATGTGCATGAACTTGTTTAGAGCCTAGGGGGTGTAGTTTTAGCATCATAACATTAGAATAAAAGCCCAAAACTTTGCATTTTTGACTCTACCAGAACATTCTCCAACTTTGGGCAAACGTTCTCACAGTGTCTAAACGTTTGCCTCTTGAACAGAACGTTCGCTCAGAACCCATAAtgcattaaaattttcacaagaagtttttccccggcaacggtgccaaaaaatttttgtgaaaatttttatactcgcaagtgtacgaatcaTTGTAGTAAaagg
Protein-coding sequences here:
- the LOC132166152 gene encoding G-type lectin S-receptor-like serine/threonine-protein kinase LECRK1; the encoded protein is MMPILFFPFLLLSAIFAQQRQSHVKPGSFLTPTTNSSWPSPSGLYAFGFYKQGNDYAVGIFLAGLPQKTVVWTANRDIPPVPSDSKLNFTSDGRLVLQSAQGAETSLASFPEDASSLSMLDTGNFVLLNSANQMVWQSFDFPTDTFLPTQKLFHGQVLYSSISETNKSTGLFRVLMQEDGWLAMYPVGTPYTLEYGYWGGGISGQRNDVVLHLEVNGHLYLINGAGTIIVNMTDGYPAKDVVYRLTIDPDGILRLYSHDMNRNQNWTVKWFAPNDDACKPKGLCGLNAYCLLVDLQVGCKCLPQFEPVNKDDRSSGCQRNFTMESCKSDRYAMKAVLNTVWENNSYSVITSTTQENCGEACLRECNCEAALFKDGVCTKQKLPLRFGRRDQKDSTVTLIKVGTSTKR